The segment GGCCGCCGGCTACTTCGACATCTTGGCGCCGGCCTACCGCGAACAGCGCGGCGAGGCAGCGCTGGCCGAGGCGCAGGCGGCGTTCGAAGCGCTGAATCACGCCGCGCTGGAGGGACAAGCGATCGCGCCGACCTTAGAGCGCGTTCAGGTGGCTTTGCGCGGCTTTCGCGCTGCCCCGCTCTCCCCTGCCGAGCAGGTGCGCCGCGCCGGCCAGATGATGCGCTATCTCAAACTGGTGCCCATCGAATATGGCCGCGGCATTCGCAACGGCGCGGTTGCGATTGACTTGGAGATCCGCGAAGCCGCTGCTTTCTACGAAGGCGCGCGGGCAGCGTTCAACGACCTGCGCGATGTCCTGGAGGCGCGCGACCCGACGCGTACCGAGCACGCGGGCACGTTGCTTGAGCGCATCGGAGGGGCGATTGCCAGCGCGGGTGTGCATCGCGTGACGATGTTGCCCGACGCGCTGCGCGCCGACAGCGACCGGCTCATCACCCTGCTCGGCGAGGTCATGCCGCCGGAGTGGTTGAAGCAGGACAGCGACGCCGACTTTGATGTGGTGACGACGGCACTCGACCAGATGGAGCAAGCGGTCAAGCAGGGCGAGTACGTGCTGGCTGAATCGGCGCGCATCGAGGCCTACGCCATCCTCGAAAGCGGCCCAGAGGCGCGCATTGCGGCGTTCGCGCCACACCTAAAGACGCCTATCGAAGGTCTGTTCTGGTTCGGATACGAAGGCGGCGAAGGACTGGCCGCGCTGTTGCAGCGACAAGCGTCGCCGGCAGACGTGCGCGCTGCGCGTCGCCAGCTCGACGCGCAGCTCCGACAGGCGCAGGAAGCCCTGCGCGGGAGTGACTCGCCGGCGGCCATTGCATTGAACAGCGGCATCATCGTCCTGCGCGAGGGGCTGGAGGCAGTGCTCATCCTGGCCGCGCTGATGGCCAGCTTCCGCGCAGCAGCCAATCGCCACCTGCGCCGTCCGATGTGGCTTGGCACCGCGCTGGCGGTGCTGGCCTCAATAGCGACGTGGCTGATCTTGCGCAGCGCGCTCTCGCTGTTCGCAAGCTTCGGCGAGAAGCTGGAAGCGATTGTCTCGCTGGTCGCGATCGGCGTGTTGTTGCTGATCACCAACTGGTTCTTCCACGATGTGTACTGGACGGGGTGGATGACTAATTTTCACAAGCAAAAGCAGCACATCATCAAGCACAGCACAGGCCAGTTCACCGGCCTGCTCCTGCTGGGGTTTGCGAGCGTGTATCGTGAGGGCTTCGAGACGGCGCTGTTTTTGCAGGCGCTCACGCTCGAGGGCGGAGCGGCGGTTGTGCTGGCCGGCGCAGGCATCGGCCTGCTGTGCGTTGCGCTGATCGGCCTAGCGATCTTTACGCTGCAGGTGCGTTTGCCAGTGATGAAGATGCTGATCATCACCGGCGTGATGATCGGCTTCGTGCTGCTGGTGATGGTGGGTAACACCGTGCACATCATGCAGGTGGTTGGCTGGTTGCCAATCACGCCGATTCGCGGGCTGCCTTTGCCGTATTGGTTCGGTATCTGGTTCGGCACGTATGCCACGGTAGAAGGGCTGACCCTACAAGCGGCAGCAGCCATTTTTGTGATCGGCAGCTTCTTCCTGGCGCGACACCTGCAAATGCGCCGTGCGTTCGCGCCGGCGCGCGCGACCACGGTCCTACAATAGGCGCATCGAGCCGCTTCTCAATATTCCGACTTCTGACCTCTAACTTCCTATGGCAATCAGTTTCTACGTCGGTCTGGCGACGACCATCGTTTCGGCGGTGCTGGCCTTCCTCGTATTGCGGCGCTACGTGCACAAGGGCAAGGGCGCGCATCTGTTGCTTTGGGGCATGGGCCTGGTGCTGTGGGCTGTCGCCGGCGTGTGTGAAGTACTCCTTGCCTTCGGTTGGAACGACCCAGCCTTTCGCCTGTGGTATTGGACCGGCGCGCTGGTCATTCCCCCGATCTTAGGACAAGGCACGCTGCATCTGTTGGTGAAGCGCAAAGAGGTTGTTATCGTCACCGATGTCGTGATTGGCGTGCTGGTCTGCGCCTCGTTGATCTGGGCCTTTAGCATTCCGCTCAACGCAGGCGCATTCCGTCCTGGCGGCGATGTGGGCGTTTTCTTGACCGAGAGCTATCGCGACATTCTGCCGGCCAGCCCGGTGCGCCGCATGCTGGCGCCGTTCATGAATGGCTGGGGGACAGTGCTCCTTGTGGGTGGCGCCGTCTACTCCGCCATCCTGTTTTTGCGCAAACAGATCATGCCCTATCGCGTGCTGGGCAATCTCTTCATCGCCATCGGTGGCATCATCCCAGCATTTGGCGGCTCGCTGGTCAAAATGGCGGAAAGCACGCCGGAGCTGACCGGGATTGGCTCGACGCTCAAGTTCATCGGCATCCTGCTGGGCGTCGTCCTACTGTTCGCCGGCTTTCAGTTAGCCGTAAAAGACGCACCCGCTAATCCGCAGGCGACTACTCGAACATTAGACCCAGTCCACCCTGCGTCGTGAGCGTGGTCAAACCTCGCCCGTGACCACATGTGTTGCGCTTGGCTTGTTCGGTGAAGTTGGCCAAGCCGGCCCAACAGAAGCTGGCTGAATAAGCGGCGCGCCGGATGAGAAAGTGTTATCCTTTTCGCAGCGATGAATGACACAGTGCACGTCTTGCTGAACATCATCCGTGAGCGTCGCAGCTACGCGCTCAAGGAGCTTTCGCCCGAGCCGGTCAACCTCGACGATGTGAAGTTGATGCTGGAGGCCGCGCGCTGGGCGCCGACGCATGGCATGACCGAGCCGTGGCGCTTCTGCGTGTTTGCCGGGGAGTCGCGCGCGGCCCTGGGCGAGTGTTTTGCCGAAGCCTATCGCCTGCTTACCCCGCCGGAGAAGTACGATCCAAAGGCCGAACAAGCCCAGCGCGAACGCCCGTTCGCCGCGCCGGTCTGGATCAGCCTGGGCATGCTGCGCACCGGCAAAGACAAGATGCCGGAGTGGGAAGACCTGGCATCGGTCGCGATCGCCGCGCAGCATATCCACCTGATGGCGCACAGCATGGGCTACGCGTGTAAGTGGACGAGCGGCGAGATCGTGCGCCATGAGCGTGTGCTCGACCTGGTTGGCCTGAAACCACCTTCGAAGCTGCTCGGCTTCTTGTTCGTGGGCCGGCCGGCCAACGGCGTCGTCCCGCAGGCCAGCCGCTCGCCCATTGAGGACAAGGTGATCTGGCGCACTTGAGCGACGCGCCGCGAGGGAACGCCCTGGGCTTTACGCTAACGAGCGTTGGCCGGACACGGCTATAATCCATTCTCTCTCGATGGCATTCACCGTAAACGAATTCCGCGACTTGCTGGAAATCCTTCGGACCCGTCCCGAATGGAAGGAGGAGCTGCGCCGCGAGCTGCTGGGCGAAGAACTCCTTTCGCTGCCTAGCCTGGTCCGCGAACTGACCAAAGCCATCGAGGAGATGAACAAGCGTCTGTATCGCGTCCAGCAGGACGTCGAAGTACTCAAAGCCGACGTCGCCGAGCTCAAGACCGACGTCACCGTGCTCAAGACCGACGTCGCCGAGCTCAAGACCGACGTCACCGTGCTCAAGGCCGACGTCGCCGAGCTTAAGACCGACGTCACCGTGCTCAAGGCCGACGTCGCCGAGCTTAAGACCGACGTCACCGTGCTCAAGGCCGACGTCGCCGTGCTCAAAGCCGACGTCGCCGAGCTCAAGACCGACGTCACCGTGCTCAAGGCCGACGTCGCCGAGCTTAAGACCGACGTCACCGTGCTCAAGGCCGACGTCGCCGTGCTCAAAGCCGACGTCGCCGAGCTCAAGGCCGACGTCACCGTGCTCAAGACCGACGTCGCTTCGTTGAAGGGTGAGTCCTTGGAGCGGAAATATCGGGAGCGGCCATTCGTCTACTTCCGGCGCATCGTGCGCAAGCCGAAAATCCTGACCGACGGCGAACTCGACGACTTGCTGAGCGCCGCGCTTGACAATGGTGTGCTGACCGAGGCAGATGTAGAGGAGATCAGCCGCCTCGATGCAGTCGTGCGCGGCCGGCGCCTCTCCGATGATTGCATCGTCTACCTCGCCGTCGAGATATCCGCCAAAATTGATCGCTACGACGTAGAACGCGCGGTGCGGCGGGCGAGGTTGCTCGAAAAGCTCCCCGGCGTGGTTGCTATGCCCGTCGTCGCCGGCGAAGCGCTGACCTCCGAAGGCGCTCAGACTGCGAAACAGGTCGCGGCGTGGACCGTCACCGATGGCTACGCAGTCGAGGGCGCTACCCTGTCGGCGTAAGACGATTCGACAGAAGGCTCGCTCGAGCGGTGAAGGCATCGCTTCTCATCGCCCACACAGCAGATGTTCGCATATTCCTTTGCATGTCAACGGATGCCAACGCCCCTCTCGCCGAAGAGGTCAAGCGCGGCGATCGCTGCTGCCGGTTGGTCTGCGGAGCGATTTATCGGCCGGCCTCAGCGCGTTGATTGACATCGTCGCGCTGGCGACGATCGCCTACAACGTGCGGCGACTGTGGCACACCTCGTGGCGCTGGCGCTACATCGGCCTGGCTGCTGTGAGGGTGGCATCACCGCGTCCATGTTGTATCAGGATGCGCGCTTGCTGTTGGGCCTGGGAGCGACGCAGGGAGCACATGTGCGTTGAACGCGGGTATCGGGCAAATCGCTCATCGGCCCAGGCACTCGTTCTAGCAAACGGCTTGAGCAGCGGGGGCGAATTCATGTTGATGCGAAGCTGCGGTCGAACTTCGCTACAATTCTGCTCGCATGCACACCTTCCAAGACCTCATCCTCGCGCTGCAAGCCTTCTGGGCGTCCAAAGGCTGTTTGATCTGGCAGCCTTATAACCAGGTCGTCGGCGCGGGCACGATGAACCCGGCCACCTTCCTGCGCGTGCTTGGCCCCGAGCCGTGGAACGTGGCCTACGTCGAGCCGTCGGTGCGGCCGGACGATGGCCGCTTCGGCCAGAACCCGAACCGCCTCTACACCCATACCCAGTTTCAAGTCATCCTGAAGCCGTCGCCGGAGCGCTCCCAGGAGTTGTATCTGGACAGCCTGCGCGCCATCGGCATAGACCTGGCGCGCCACGACGTGCGTTTCGTCGAGGACAACTGGGCTCAGCCGGCCATCGGCGCATGGGGCTTGGGCTGGGAAGTCTGGCTGGACGGCCTGGAGATCACCCAGTACACCTACTTTCAGCAGGTCGGCGGCATCACGCTCGACCCCGTGTGCCTGGAGATCACCTACGGCCTGGAACGCATCGCCATGGCGCAGCAGGGCGTGCGCAACGTGTTCGACCTGAAATGGAGCGCCGACCGCACCTACGGCGACGTGAAGCTGTCCGATGAACAGGAGCGCAGCGCGTATGCCTTCCACCACGCCGATGTGGATGCGCTGCGCAGGCTTTTCGACATCTACGAGCGCGAGTGCAAGCGCGCGATTGCGCAGGGGTTGGTGTTGCCGGCGCACGACTACGTGTTGCAATGTTCCAACACCTTCAACTTGCTCGACACCCGCGGCGCCATCGGCGTGACCGAGCGCCAGCGCTACCTTGGCCGCATGCGCGATCTGGCGCGCGAAATCGCATTGGCGTATGTCGCGCAGCGCAAGCAACTTGGCTTCCCCTGGCTCTCGAAGGGCGGAGGGCGAGAGGCCCAGGCGGAGCCGGCTCCGGTCGTCGCCCCGCCGACCCTCGCCGAACCCCAAACGTTGCTCGTCGAGCTGGGCACGGAAGAACTCCCCGCCGGCGACGTGCCCGTGTGCCAGGAGCAGCTCGGCCGCTACGTCGTCGAGGCGCTGGACGCGGCGCGCGTTGCACACGGCGAAGCCATGTTGATCGGCACGCCGCGCCGCACGGCCGTGTTAGTGAGGGATGTTGCGCCCGTGCAGCGCGACATTGACGAGTTGGTTAAAGGCCCGCCGGCCAAGGCCGCCTTCGACCAGGACGGTAATCCCACCCAAGCCGCCATCGGCTTCGCCAGACGCTTTAATTTGGACGTGCACGCATTGGTCGTGCAGGAGGATGCGGGCAACGCGTATGTGTATGCGCGCAAGCGCGAGGCCGGCCGACCCACGCTTGAGGTGCTGGCGCAGGTGTTGCCGCAGGCGCTCGGCAAGATCACTTTCGAGAAGACCATGCGCTGGAACGCCAGTAACGTCGCCTTTTCGCGCCCGATCAACTGGATCGTCGCCTTGCTGGGCGACCGGGTCATCCCGTTCGCCTTTGCCGGCGTGCAAAGCGGCAACCTCAGCTTCGGCCCTCGCGGCGAAGGCTCGCCACAGTTCAGCGTGGATCACGCCGATCATTACCTTGCGCTCATCGCGCAACACCACATCATCGGCGACCGCGCGGCGCGCCGAGCCGAGATCGCCCGCCAGGTCGAGGTCGCAGCGGCCGGCATCGGTGGGCGCGTCGCCCCGGACGACGACCTGCTCGACGAAGTGACCGACCTCGTCGAACAGCCGACGGCCGTGCTCTGCACATTCGAAGAGGCATTCCTCGCGCTGCCCTCGGCGGTGCTGACCGCGGTGATGCGCAAGAAGCAGCGCTACTTCACCGTGCTGCGCGCCGATGGCGCGGCGCTGTTGCCCTACTTCGTCGCCGTGCGCAACGGCAACGACGCGTACCTGGACGAAGTGCGCAAGGGCAACGAGGATGTGGTGCGCGCCCGCTTCGCCGACGCCGCCTACTTCTTCCGGCAGGACATCAGCCAGCCCCTGGAAGCCTACCTGCCGCGCCTCGATACGATCACCTTCCAGACCAAGCTCGGCTCGATGCTGGATAAGACCAGGCGTATCGAGGCGCTCGTGGAGCCGATTGGCGCGCAGTTGGGAGTGGGGAGCGCAGAGTTGGAAATTGCGCGAAAGGCTGCCCGGCTGTGTAAGGCCGACCTGGCGACCAGCATGGTGGTGGAGATCACCGCGCTGCAGGGCGTCATGGGGCGCGAATACCATCGGCGAACGAGCAACGACCCGGATAAGGAAGCCGTGGCGGAGGCGATCTTCGAGCATTACCTGCCGCGCTTCGCCGGCGATGCAACGCCGAAGACGCCCGCCGGCCTGATCGTCTCGCTGGCCGACAAACTCGACAGCATCGCCGGCTTGTTCGCCGTCGGCTTGGCGCCCAAGGGGAGCGCCGATCCTTTCGCGCTCCGTCGCGCCGCCATCGGCATTGTGCAAAACTTGATCGCCGACGACAGACCCTTCTCGCTGCGCGCCGGCTTAGAAGCCGCCATGGCGCAGCTCCCCATCGCCCCGAACGCCGAGGCGTTAGAAGCGGCGCATCGCTTCATCCTCGACCGCGCGCGTCAGCAATTCCTCGAGGAGGGCTATCGCCGCGACGCCGTTGAAGCCGTGATCGCTGCGACCGGCGACAATCCGGCGCGCGCCAGACGTTTCCTCGCCCAGTTGAGCGCGGCATTGGCCCGCGAGGACTGGCCGGCGACGCTGGACGCCTATGCCCGTTGCGCCCGCATCGTCCGAACGCAGGCCCAGGCAGCAGGCGCCATCGTCGAGGACCCCGAGCCGGCGGCGCGAGCATTGGCGCAGGCTGTGGCGCGCCTCGAAAAGCCCGCCGATGCCCAATCGTTGATCTCTAATCTCCAATCTCTCGTCGTCCCGATCACCCGCTTCTTCGACGAAGTGTTGGTGATGTCCGAAGATCCACGCCTGCGCGCGTCGCGCTTGGCGTTGTTGCAGCGCATCGTCGCTCAGGCCGATGGCATCGCCGACCTCAGCACGCTCGAGGGCTTCTGATGCCCCTCAACATTCGCAACGCCCGATCCCATCCCGATGACTGACCCGACCCACGACTCCGAGCAAGAACGCCTGAATTCTTGGTTGGAGCGTCGTCACGAGCAGCAATTCCGCGAAAGCCTACTTCAGGGCACACAACTGCTCAGCCGGCGCAAACCAGTGGATGCCCTGCCCTTCTTAGAGCGGGCGCACAAGCTCAAGCCGGACAATCCTGACGCGGCGCTCAACTTGGGCGGCGCCTACATCATGGCCGGCAGGCACAAGCTGGCCGTGCAGGTGCTGGAGCGCGCGGTTGCGCGCACGCCCGACAACGCGCAGTTGTGGATCAATCTGGGCGCAGCCTACTTGGGCAATCCGGTGACTGCCACCGACGAACGCCAGCAGCGCGCGCTGGCGGCGTTTCATCGCGCATTAGAGATAGACCCGCTGGCGCACAGCGTAGCCTACAACATCGGCTTGATTCACCGAGATCGAGGCGAGATCGAGCTGGCCATCGCCGCTTTTCGTCGGGCTGTGCTGGCCGATCCTTACGACCGCGACGCCAGGCGCATGCTGGAGAAACTGAGCGCGCTTTAGCTGCGCTCAGGACGATGGCTCATGATCGGTTTCGACAAAATGCGCGATCAGGCGTCCTGTTGGGCTGCTCCGGACGCTGCGCACCTGCGCGCCGTTCATCTCCGCCGAGGTCGTCACGTTCGCCTGCATCCAGGGACCCAGTGGCTGGGCCAACAGCGCGCCGATCATCGCACCGAGGATGGCATTCGGCAGTTGCACATACCAAGGCGCACGTTTGCCGCTGGCGAGGATGCCCAGCATGGCCAGCGCACCGCTCAAGACGCCCGCCGTGACCACATTCGTGCCACAACGGGGATGAATGGCCAGCTCGCGCTGACCGGCTTTCATACGCCGGATCGCTTCGTTCGCTGCGGCGCGTACCGTCGCTTCGTCCGGTAGGTCGCCATAAAGATAGAACCCTTGCGAAGTGGCTCGGCCGCCCGCACGCAGGTTAGGCTGTTGGGCTTCCAGGATGTGCAGCGTGGCATGTTCCAGGGCGTGATTACGCCGGATGCGCTCGACGATCTCGTTCAGCATCTAAAATCAGTATAACATTCCACCACAAACCGAATTTCTTGGAGAAGTTTCGGTGAGGGCAAGCGCATGAGACTGCAAGGAAAGGTGGCTCTGGTGACCGGCGCCGCGCATCGCGTCGGCAAAGTGATCGCGTTGATGCTGGCCCAGGAAGGCGCCGATATCGTCGTGCACTACGGCGCCAGCGCAGATGCGGCGCAGCAGACCGCGCGCGAGATCGAGGCGTTGGGCCGGCGCACGCTGCTGCACCAGGCTGACATGGCCGATTGGAACCAGGCAGCCGAATTGGGCCGACGTGCGCTGGCGCACTTCGGCAAGGTGGACATCTTGATCAACAGCGCGTCCAGCTTCGTTCCGAACGATTACTTCTCCACCACCGAGGCCGACTTCGACAAAGCCTTCGATGTCAACGTCAAGGGGCCGTTCGTGCTCAGCCAGGTGATCGCCCGGGCAATGATGGACGATACAGGCGAGGGCGTGCGCGGCAACATCATCAACATCGTGGATGAGGGCGCCTTCTTCCCCTGGCGCGAATATGTCGCCCATGGCATATCGAAGGCGGCGCTTTTGGCGCTCACGCGCGCACAGGCGCTCAACTTCGGCCCCAAGGTGCGCGTCAATGCCATCTGCCCCGGACCGATCTTGAAGCCGCCGGATTACACCGAGGAGCAATGGCAGGCGCTGCGCAAGACCAATCCGCTGCGGGCGCTCGGCACAGCCGAGCAGGTCGGCGAAATCGTCCTGTTTTTGCTCACCGGCCCGCAGTTCATCAACGGCGATTGCATCATGCTCGACGGCGGGCGCATGTGGCAACACCAATAGCGCGAGCGCCGCGCGTTCGCGCGCCCTTGTGAAGAGACATGGACCTGACCCAACTTACCAAGCTCGTCCAATTCATTGACGAGGAACGGCGCAAGGATCGCGCGCTCATCATCCAGTTGCAAGAGCGGGTGGACGGCCTCCTGCGCGAGGCCGAAGTGCGCACGCGCTATGCCCAGTCGCTCGAAGCCACGCTCAACGAGGTGAAGCTGCAACTCGCGCGCGCCATGGGCTGGACGTCCGCGACGGAGCAGTTGCGCGAGGAGTTCAACCAACTCATCGCGCGCATCGAGGATCAACGCGCCAAGGCCGAGCGCGAACTGGTGCGCACCCGGCAGATTGAGATCGAATCCATCGTGCGCCAGCTCAACGAGCTGAAAAAAGAGAGCAAGCTCTACGCCGGCTACGCCGAGCAGATCGAGGCGCGCAAGGCCGAGGAAGGCCGGCTGGCCGAGATGATCGGCCGCGTGCAGGTGCAGGTCTTGGAGATAGACCGGCGCTTCGACCAGCTAACGACACAGCTCCCCTTCCTCGATGAGCAACGTCGCCAGGATGCCAAGCGCATCGCTGCTCTGGAACAGGAAATTCCCGAGATCAAGAAGAAAATCGAACAACTCCCGCCGCGTTTGCTCCTGCTGGACGAGGCGATCCGCCGCAAGCAGACCGAGATCGAGGAAGCGGCCAAGTTGCTGGAGGCGCAGAGCCAGCTCATCGAGGCCCAGCGCGTAGCCGACATCCGCCGCGAACGCCAGTTTGCGGAATACGCCGAACTCATTGAGCGGATGAAGGTGCGCGCTGAAGAAGTTGCCCAGCAGGTGACCGGCTTCATCCAGTTGCGCGAAGAGGTGAAGCGCGAACTCGCCGCGCTGCGCGATTTCCAAGAGCGCCTCGAAGTGCGCATCAATGAGCTGTTCGAGATTCAACGTGACGCTGAAGAGCGGGCCAAGCGCGCCGCGGACGCCTTCCGCGAGCAAGTCGAGAAGGAGTGGCGCACATTTGCCGTTGCCCAAGACGAAAAGTGGTTCGAACGCGACCGGCACATCAGCGAACTCGAACTTCGTACCGCAGAGTTAGAAGAAGAGCTGCCGAAGCTGCAGCCGCAGATCACACCGCTCTACGAAATCTTCGAAGCGTTCTCGCAGGCCTACGCCAACGCCGGCCGCGAATGGCTGGCCGAGGCCAACCGGTTGCTCGATCAGGCCAAGATCAACGTGCCCAGCGAGATCAAGCCCTCGCGCCGGCAGCGCAAGAAGCGCCAGGCGCAGGCCGAAGCTCAAGCCGCGCCCCCCGGGCAACTTGACGACGTGGATATGACGGCGGATCTCGTCGAGTGAGAAATGACGGTTGCGCATCTTCGCTCCCGCCATTGCCCTCTGTACGTCCGATGCGCGTGATAGCTACCGCAGGCCACGTTGACCACGGCAAATCCACGCTGGTGCGCGCGCTGACCGGCATTGACCCCGACCGGCTGCGCGAAGAACAGCAACGAGAGATGACGATTGACCTCGGCTTCGCGTGGATGACCCTG is part of the Candidatus Roseilinea sp. genome and harbors:
- a CDS encoding iron permease: MQPKHVWCMLAGLARVSAACVLAIALALPGARAQAAAFRTPSDIAEDIRSALVAAQIELDREAAIASVLEARTAYLRDLAPVVAAHAPVSDAFIMQCFDGAIEALSGGHLARYAQARAGIWTALLEASYHITLDAVSKKDIQTARLWLPLREFRRSTRFARPGAEATLALESLARSAMSAESAIQALKADLLDTYQARMWAALNDVADAHARGFAARQAELAALAAGYFDILAPAYREQRGEAALAEAQAAFEALNHAALEGQAIAPTLERVQVALRGFRAAPLSPAEQVRRAGQMMRYLKLVPIEYGRGIRNGAVAIDLEIREAAAFYEGARAAFNDLRDVLEARDPTRTEHAGTLLERIGGAIASAGVHRVTMLPDALRADSDRLITLLGEVMPPEWLKQDSDADFDVVTTALDQMEQAVKQGEYVLAESARIEAYAILESGPEARIAAFAPHLKTPIEGLFWFGYEGGEGLAALLQRQASPADVRAARRQLDAQLRQAQEALRGSDSPAAIALNSGIIVLREGLEAVLILAALMASFRAAANRHLRRPMWLGTALAVLASIATWLILRSALSLFASFGEKLEAIVSLVAIGVLLLITNWFFHDVYWTGWMTNFHKQKQHIIKHSTGQFTGLLLLGFASVYREGFETALFLQALTLEGGAAVVLAGAGIGLLCVALIGLAIFTLQVRLPVMKMLIITGVMIGFVLLVMVGNTVHIMQVVGWLPITPIRGLPLPYWFGIWFGTYATVEGLTLQAAAAIFVIGSFFLARHLQMRRAFAPARATTVLQ
- the glyQS gene encoding glycine--tRNA ligase, which codes for MHTFQDLILALQAFWASKGCLIWQPYNQVVGAGTMNPATFLRVLGPEPWNVAYVEPSVRPDDGRFGQNPNRLYTHTQFQVILKPSPERSQELYLDSLRAIGIDLARHDVRFVEDNWAQPAIGAWGLGWEVWLDGLEITQYTYFQQVGGITLDPVCLEITYGLERIAMAQQGVRNVFDLKWSADRTYGDVKLSDEQERSAYAFHHADVDALRRLFDIYERECKRAIAQGLVLPAHDYVLQCSNTFNLLDTRGAIGVTERQRYLGRMRDLAREIALAYVAQRKQLGFPWLSKGGGREAQAEPAPVVAPPTLAEPQTLLVELGTEELPAGDVPVCQEQLGRYVVEALDAARVAHGEAMLIGTPRRTAVLVRDVAPVQRDIDELVKGPPAKAAFDQDGNPTQAAIGFARRFNLDVHALVVQEDAGNAYVYARKREAGRPTLEVLAQVLPQALGKITFEKTMRWNASNVAFSRPINWIVALLGDRVIPFAFAGVQSGNLSFGPRGEGSPQFSVDHADHYLALIAQHHIIGDRAARRAEIARQVEVAAAGIGGRVAPDDDLLDEVTDLVEQPTAVLCTFEEAFLALPSAVLTAVMRKKQRYFTVLRADGAALLPYFVAVRNGNDAYLDEVRKGNEDVVRARFADAAYFFRQDISQPLEAYLPRLDTITFQTKLGSMLDKTRRIEALVEPIGAQLGVGSAELEIARKAARLCKADLATSMVVEITALQGVMGREYHRRTSNDPDKEAVAEAIFEHYLPRFAGDATPKTPAGLIVSLADKLDSIAGLFAVGLAPKGSADPFALRRAAIGIVQNLIADDRPFSLRAGLEAAMAQLPIAPNAEALEAAHRFILDRARQQFLEEGYRRDAVEAVIAATGDNPARARRFLAQLSAALAREDWPATLDAYARCARIVRTQAQAAGAIVEDPEPAARALAQAVARLEKPADAQSLISNLQSLVVPITRFFDEVLVMSEDPRLRASRLALLQRIVAQADGIADLSTLEGF
- a CDS encoding short chain dehydrogenase, with protein sequence MRLQGKVALVTGAAHRVGKVIALMLAQEGADIVVHYGASADAAQQTAREIEALGRRTLLHQADMADWNQAAELGRRALAHFGKVDILINSASSFVPNDYFSTTEADFDKAFDVNVKGPFVLSQVIARAMMDDTGEGVRGNIINIVDEGAFFPWREYVAHGISKAALLALTRAQALNFGPKVRVNAICPGPILKPPDYTEEQWQALRKTNPLRALGTAEQVGEIVLFLLTGPQFINGDCIMLDGGRMWQHQ